The following coding sequences lie in one Salvelinus sp. IW2-2015 unplaced genomic scaffold, ASM291031v2 Un_scaffold10827, whole genome shotgun sequence genomic window:
- the LOC112079991 gene encoding adenosine receptor A1, which yields ACTISHTDPNKYYDKELKLAKSLALVLFLFAISWLPLHIINCITLFCPTCDKPLFLIYIAILLTHGNSAVNPIVYAFRIKKFRDAFLKIWKQYFCCKDVPAILNQPSEKDRKEKENQNGNGNPNPIGDSPPAPSPSQEGQQLPLEQMVKQQLPQSHDDADPRQKPPMEHNNI from the coding sequence GCTTGTACCATCAGCCACACCGACCCCAACAAGTACTACGACAAGGAACTCAAACTTGCCAAGTCGCTGGCCCTGGTCCTCTTCCTGTTCGCCATCAGCTGGCTTCCCCTCCACATCATCAACTGCATCACGTTGTTCTGTCCAACCTGCGACAAACCCCTGTTCCTGATCTACATCGCCATCTTGCTCACGCACGGCAACTCAGCCGTCAACCCCATCGTCTACGCCTTCCGCATCAAGAAGTTTCGCGACGCTTTTCTGAAGATCTGGAAGCAGTACTTCTGTTGTAAGGACGTACCCGCCATTTTGAACCAGCCTAGTGAGAAGGATCGTAAGGAGAAGGAGAACCAGAATGGGAACGGGAATCCTAATCCGATCGGGGACTCACCGCCAGCTCCTTCGCCATCACAAGAAGGGCAGCAGCTTCCACTAGAGCAGATGGTTAAGCAGCAGCTGCCACAGTCTCACGATGATGCCGACCCTCGGCAGAAACCGCCGATGGAGCACAACAATATCTAA